The Methanohalophilus portucalensis genome window below encodes:
- a CDS encoding FAD:protein FMN transferase produces the protein MNPKYLLILTLIIIITVGFAYVQSTSDDNSEEYRTYSQTRMLMDTSVTITVVDNNKVHAYNSIENAFMKMERASNLLDSYNNSSEIYILNENKDIENASDELIYVIERGIYYSQISDGAFDITVKPVLDLWASKFGPDKPNIPPTENEINNTLPLVNSSNITINDNTIIIGNNMGIVLGGIAKGYAVDRAIISLQENGIEDGFVNAGGDGRYIGEKPDGQEWSIGLQDPDKKAKPITIINARNIAVATSGNYERYYNKSASVSHIADPRTGYPVSNLISATIIAPTAIEADALATTVFVMEEEKGLEMIEKLEGVECLLINSEKEITRSSGFDKYELLKD, from the coding sequence ATGAACCCGAAATACCTGTTGATTCTTACATTAATAATCATTATAACTGTTGGGTTTGCATACGTGCAATCTACCTCAGATGATAATTCTGAAGAATACCGTACATATAGCCAGACAAGAATGCTGATGGACACAAGTGTCACAATAACGGTTGTGGACAACAATAAAGTACATGCATATAACAGCATTGAAAATGCTTTTATGAAAATGGAAAGGGCATCCAATTTGCTTGATTCTTATAACAACAGCAGTGAAATCTACATCCTCAATGAGAACAAGGATATAGAAAATGCCAGTGATGAACTAATATACGTAATTGAACGTGGAATTTATTATTCACAGATCAGTGATGGGGCATTTGACATAACTGTAAAACCTGTACTGGACCTGTGGGCAAGCAAATTCGGACCCGATAAACCTAATATTCCCCCGACAGAGAACGAAATAAACAACACACTTCCCCTCGTAAATTCCTCAAATATAACTATAAATGACAACACAATAATTATTGGAAATAATATGGGAATCGTTCTTGGAGGAATTGCCAAGGGATATGCTGTAGACAGGGCCATAATAAGCCTGCAGGAAAACGGAATTGAAGACGGATTTGTCAATGCTGGTGGAGACGGACGATATATAGGAGAAAAACCCGATGGACAGGAATGGTCTATCGGGCTTCAGGACCCGGATAAAAAAGCAAAGCCAATAACAATAATCAATGCCCGCAACATAGCTGTTGCGACCAGTGGCAACTACGAACGCTACTACAACAAATCCGCCAGCGTATCACACATCGCAGATCCTCGCACAGGCTACCCGGTTTCAAACCTGATCAGTGCAACGATAATAGCTCCTACAGCCATAGAAGCAGATGCACTTGCAACTACTGTTTTTGTGATGGAAGAAGAAAAGGGGCTTGAAATGATAGAAAAACTTGAAGGAGTGGAGTGCCTCCTTATAAACAGTGAGAAAGAGATCACCAGGTCAAGCGGGTTTGATAAATACGAACTACTTAAAGATTGA
- the mmcA gene encoding methanogenesis multiheme c-type cytochrome gives MASLKASLVAVSFIVLVLAGINLYLGYSGNDLLAHHYMTDGEWTDSSCGGCHMGVYEEVAESSHVQRDIAQWEPLTNYHADIQGEEQWVKEYGRYHPGGGELEEYGVDIDCMSCHEQYGLYDAEKRAMAFESGNFSAANDAALEDAIPVVQQDPLHVATYTLDVVTPLPILIAFHDAVNAGPTKTSCIDSCHEKDVPTTAVMWASEDYEEYDVHAEVNCVECHTTEEHNIAGSEVHGPETTEEMSVHGELATMKSCEDADCHEGISHGPVADAHLEFLECQSCHIPALPGGELPGGTPLKSFNWSSGERVDSYRMEDFAPQLAWTNGVQEGKLNLPDSKNDSDVKLASFNVVTGSWWDAGQDADVLANPHTSASMGDPIPTSEVKAADSNGDGTVTSEEMQAYDGDSDGTPDYPNAVLRQIDLHYKLGHNIAGSETGMEEPLMCDDCHGVSASETLQQVHFEERPDCQTCHEVQPVIDWAALGYDSDPAETDPPTNFSAKTIDITIPGAKPPEVEREPAF, from the coding sequence ATGGCAAGTTTGAAAGCAAGTCTCGTTGCGGTTTCATTTATCGTCCTTGTATTAGCAGGGATAAACCTGTATTTGGGATACAGTGGAAACGATCTTCTTGCACATCACTATATGACAGATGGAGAATGGACAGACTCAAGTTGTGGTGGCTGTCATATGGGTGTGTATGAAGAAGTTGCCGAATCCTCTCATGTACAGAGGGATATAGCCCAGTGGGAACCCCTAACCAATTATCATGCTGATATCCAGGGAGAAGAACAGTGGGTGAAAGAATATGGTCGATATCATCCGGGCGGGGGTGAACTGGAAGAATATGGCGTTGATATCGATTGTATGAGCTGCCATGAACAATATGGCTTATATGATGCTGAAAAGAGAGCTATGGCATTTGAATCAGGGAATTTTTCCGCTGCCAACGATGCTGCTTTGGAAGATGCCATTCCTGTGGTTCAGCAGGACCCTCTACATGTGGCTACTTATACCCTGGATGTGGTAACACCTCTGCCAATACTCATTGCTTTTCATGATGCTGTGAATGCAGGGCCTACTAAGACCTCATGTATAGACAGTTGCCATGAAAAGGATGTACCAACAACTGCTGTGATGTGGGCTTCAGAGGACTATGAAGAATACGATGTGCATGCTGAAGTCAACTGTGTGGAATGCCACACTACGGAAGAACACAACATTGCCGGAAGCGAAGTTCATGGACCAGAAACCACAGAAGAGATGTCTGTTCACGGAGAATTGGCTACCATGAAAAGTTGTGAGGATGCAGACTGTCATGAGGGAATTTCCCACGGCCCAGTTGCAGATGCTCACCTGGAATTCCTGGAATGCCAGTCGTGTCATATTCCAGCCCTGCCGGGTGGCGAATTGCCCGGAGGTACTCCACTTAAGTCTTTTAACTGGTCTTCGGGTGAACGTGTGGATTCTTACAGAATGGAAGACTTTGCTCCACAACTTGCCTGGACAAATGGTGTGCAGGAAGGTAAACTCAATTTGCCCGACAGCAAGAATGACAGTGATGTCAAACTAGCTTCTTTCAATGTGGTAACAGGTAGCTGGTGGGATGCAGGTCAGGATGCCGATGTCCTTGCCAATCCGCATACAAGTGCTTCAATGGGTGATCCAATACCTACATCCGAGGTAAAGGCAGCTGATTCCAATGGTGATGGAACGGTAACTTCTGAGGAAATGCAGGCTTATGATGGGGACAGTGACGGTACACCGGATTATCCGAATGCTGTCCTAAGGCAGATTGATCTTCACTATAAGCTGGGACATAACATTGCAGGCTCTGAAACCGGAATGGAAGAGCCCCTTATGTGCGATGATTGCCATGGGGTCTCTGCTTCGGAAACCCTTCAGCAAGTCCACTTTGAGGAAAGGCCGGATTGCCAGACCTGTCATGAAGTGCAGCCTGTGATTGATTGGGCAGCCCTTGGATATGACAGTGATCCTGCAGAAACCGATCCTCCTACCAATTTCTCCGCAAAGACCATAGATATTACAATACCCGGGGCAAAGCCACCTGAGGTAGAAAGGGAGCCTGCATTCTAA
- the rnfC gene encoding Rnf electron transport complex subunit RnfC, giving the protein MAEINVMETIPEKMIIPLKQHNGDICEPLVSKGEVVKVGQKIGECPSEKCAAIHSSVCGEVVSVEESSHPSGNRINSVVIQPIEETECEDFTPFKDSGKEQLISAIKEAGIVENYGTPTHLVLNPPDCDIDTVLINATASEWVGHNYETPLEYASQMLDSLRLLMKAAGASRGAIVLRNDDKDSIDAFDGLDYEGKTIMVAPLLGKRRVGYYFNDQNTDIIVASQDKIYGKNIFEYFTYNVTGRKVPFRCTPANAGVAICGVKSAKAIHDLVNTGMPYIETVVNVSGQVNNPQHLLVKIGTTFRDVIEACGGYSGEPAKLISNGVITGVAQYEEEVPVTKMTTSIIVQGKDEVLKDISKDCIHCARCVDVCPVDLIPNRIAALSNQGRFDECRQMHIENCIECGRCSSVCPSKIHVMQLIQYSKEAIARADEDFSEKESSNIKLGCSCGSE; this is encoded by the coding sequence ATGGCAGAAATTAATGTAATGGAAACAATCCCTGAAAAAATGATTATTCCTCTCAAGCAGCACAATGGGGATATTTGCGAACCACTTGTAAGCAAAGGAGAAGTTGTTAAGGTTGGCCAGAAGATAGGTGAATGTCCTTCTGAAAAATGTGCTGCAATCCATTCCAGTGTCTGTGGGGAAGTGGTTTCAGTTGAGGAAAGTTCACATCCATCCGGCAACAGGATAAACAGCGTAGTTATACAGCCCATAGAAGAAACAGAATGTGAAGATTTCACTCCTTTCAAAGATTCCGGTAAGGAGCAATTAATCTCGGCTATCAAAGAGGCAGGTATCGTGGAAAATTACGGTACTCCCACTCACCTGGTATTAAATCCTCCTGATTGTGATATCGATACAGTTCTGATCAATGCCACCGCATCGGAATGGGTCGGTCATAACTATGAAACTCCCCTGGAATATGCATCACAGATGCTTGATTCACTCCGTTTGTTGATGAAAGCTGCCGGTGCCAGCCGGGGGGCCATTGTTCTGAGAAATGATGATAAAGATTCAATCGATGCTTTTGATGGCCTGGATTATGAAGGTAAAACTATAATGGTGGCTCCTCTTCTCGGTAAAAGAAGGGTTGGTTATTATTTCAATGACCAGAATACTGATATCATTGTAGCTTCACAGGACAAGATATACGGCAAGAATATTTTTGAATATTTTACTTATAATGTTACAGGTAGGAAGGTGCCTTTCCGTTGCACTCCGGCCAATGCAGGAGTTGCCATATGTGGGGTAAAATCCGCAAAAGCCATTCATGACCTGGTCAATACCGGAATGCCATATATAGAAACAGTGGTTAATGTGTCCGGTCAGGTGAATAATCCTCAGCATCTACTGGTAAAAATAGGTACTACTTTCAGAGATGTCATCGAAGCCTGTGGGGGTTATAGTGGTGAACCTGCGAAACTGATTTCAAATGGAGTAATCACAGGAGTTGCACAGTATGAGGAAGAAGTCCCGGTTACTAAAATGACCACCTCGATTATAGTTCAGGGCAAAGATGAAGTACTAAAGGATATCTCAAAGGATTGTATCCATTGTGCCCGTTGTGTGGATGTGTGTCCTGTAGATCTTATTCCAAACAGGATAGCAGCTCTTTCCAATCAGGGTCGTTTTGATGAGTGTAGACAGATGCATATAGAGAACTGTATAGAATGCGGAAGATGTTCTTCTGTTTGTCCCAGTAAGATTCATGTAATGCAACTCATCCAGTACTCCAAGGAAGCAATTGCAAGAGCCGATGAAGATTTTTCTGAAAAGGAATCATCAAATATTAAATTAGGATGTTCATGCGGAAGTGAATAA
- the rnfD gene encoding Rnf electron transport complex subunit RnfD — MTFTISPPPHIKQDTTFKKITWIKILALLPVSVVSIYFFGLYALALILAGIGMAIVTELVIEKAFNKDITIMDGQAVLIGLMLALMLPAEAPIWIPIVGSFFAVAIGKHAFGGIGSYIFNPVLVAWVFLILAYSSYMYPVSFPELGGISDIFLENGAGLLIGVSPVALIGGLYLILKRYIEWKIPAFYVLTTLVLAFLVGDEIGHVVTGAFVFGVFFLATDSPSSPVTKNGRIIYGILCGVLTVIYGHFANYIFAVFYSIFLANCVTAFIDTSTLPGSFAEESFLQRKYRKIMEKIPIERLGVKTDD, encoded by the coding sequence ATGACTTTTACAATATCGCCCCCTCCTCATATCAAGCAAGATACAACATTCAAAAAAATAACCTGGATCAAGATTCTGGCTCTTTTACCTGTAAGTGTTGTTTCAATTTATTTCTTCGGACTATATGCACTTGCTCTTATCCTTGCCGGAATCGGTATGGCAATAGTCACGGAACTGGTAATAGAGAAGGCCTTCAATAAAGATATCACAATAATGGACGGGCAGGCTGTTCTTATAGGGTTGATGCTAGCTCTTATGTTGCCGGCTGAAGCACCGATATGGATACCTATTGTGGGTTCCTTTTTCGCAGTGGCCATTGGAAAACATGCTTTTGGAGGGATTGGTTCATATATATTCAATCCCGTGCTGGTTGCCTGGGTTTTTCTAATTCTGGCTTATTCATCCTATATGTATCCCGTATCCTTCCCTGAGCTGGGAGGTATTTCTGACATATTTCTTGAAAACGGGGCAGGGTTGCTTATTGGTGTATCACCGGTTGCTTTGATAGGTGGTTTATATCTGATTTTAAAAAGGTATATTGAATGGAAGATTCCGGCTTTCTATGTGCTTACAACTCTTGTGCTTGCTTTTCTCGTAGGGGATGAAATAGGGCATGTGGTAACAGGTGCATTTGTTTTTGGCGTATTCTTCCTTGCTACAGATTCACCTTCGTCACCGGTGACTAAAAATGGTAGGATTATCTACGGTATACTTTGCGGTGTTTTAACTGTAATTTATGGCCATTTTGCAAATTATATATTTGCAGTTTTTTATAGTATATTTCTGGCCAATTGTGTAACGGCATTTATTGATACTTCTACTTTGCCGGGTTCTTTTGCAGAGGAATCCTTCCTCCAACGTAAATATAGGAAAATAATGGAAAAAATCCCGATTGAAAGGCTTGGGGTGAAGACTGATGACTGA
- the rnfG gene encoding Rnf electron transport complex subunit RnfG — protein sequence MTESGRDVAVIIGKLVLVCLVASLMLGLTYVPTQEQLEINKIEAQEEAMKEVVPSASDFEPVYSGEQILYYRAFDSSGNLVGYAFFSEENGYNGPVELAGGIDSSFNTITGMEVMGHSETPGLGAKITEDKFKNKFSGLAVEDLQLSQNGGSIDAITGATTSSHAVVDALNSKIDEIKEHET from the coding sequence ATGACTGAATCAGGAAGAGATGTTGCAGTAATTATCGGCAAACTTGTATTGGTTTGTCTGGTTGCCTCTTTAATGCTTGGCCTTACCTACGTGCCCACACAGGAACAACTTGAAATTAATAAGATAGAAGCACAAGAAGAAGCTATGAAAGAGGTAGTACCTTCTGCTTCAGACTTTGAACCCGTTTATAGTGGAGAGCAAATACTTTATTACAGAGCATTTGATTCCTCTGGTAACTTGGTAGGTTATGCTTTCTTTAGTGAGGAAAACGGCTATAATGGACCAGTTGAATTAGCTGGTGGTATTGATTCTTCCTTTAATACGATTACTGGTATGGAGGTAATGGGTCATTCTGAAACACCAGGCTTGGGTGCAAAAATCACTGAGGATAAATTTAAAAACAAATTTTCCGGCTTAGCTGTTGAAGATCTTCAACTTTCGCAAAACGGGGGTTCTATAGATGCTATTACCGGCGCAACGACTTCATCTCATGCTGTGGTGGATGCATTGAATTCAAAAATTGATGAAATCAAGGAGCATGAAACTTAA
- the rnfE gene encoding Rnf electron transport complex subunit RnfE, producing the protein MSKAFNEFIRGITKDNPVFALVLGLCPALAVTTSVENAIGMSAATAFVLISANLMVSALRKQIPSTVRLPIFILIIATFVSIVEMVMEAYTPPLYEALGVFIPLIVVNCVIIGRAEAYANKNTVPYSLIDALGISAGFLFALVLIGGTRELLGTGQIVVFGQMLIALPMVEPAAYMILPPGAFLTIGIIMALINHRRAKKLARGE; encoded by the coding sequence ATGAGTAAAGCATTCAACGAGTTCATTCGTGGAATTACAAAAGACAATCCAGTATTTGCTCTTGTGTTGGGCTTGTGTCCTGCACTGGCGGTAACTACTTCTGTAGAAAATGCAATAGGAATGTCTGCAGCGACTGCTTTTGTTTTGATTTCTGCTAACCTGATGGTTTCAGCTCTTAGAAAACAAATTCCTTCCACTGTAAGGCTGCCTATATTTATTTTGATCATTGCCACCTTTGTATCTATTGTCGAAATGGTGATGGAGGCCTATACACCGCCTTTGTACGAAGCATTGGGTGTTTTTATTCCCTTGATTGTTGTAAACTGTGTAATCATCGGGCGGGCAGAAGCTTATGCAAATAAGAATACAGTTCCATATTCTTTGATAGATGCACTTGGTATCTCAGCAGGTTTCCTTTTTGCATTGGTACTCATAGGTGGTACCCGGGAACTTTTGGGCACCGGTCAAATTGTTGTTTTCGGCCAAATGCTTATTGCACTGCCTATGGTGGAGCCTGCTGCTTACATGATCTTGCCTCCAGGTGCATTCCTTACAATAGGTATAATTATGGCACTTATAAATCACAGACGCGCAAAAAAACTTGCAAGAGGTGAATGA
- the rnfA gene encoding Rnf electron transport complex subunit RnfA — translation MKLVEKALFAIFLEGAFIKNFLIIQFLGLCSFLGVTKDTKGAAGMSGAVIFVMTMASIISYGIYTFILDPLGLTFLRLISFIVVIASLVQLVEFVVRKNIPSLYRSLGIYLPLITTNCAVLGVVLLNVMNEYSFLESIVFGISAGVGYTIVMVMMSSIRERTSLVPVPAAMRGLPQAFIIAAFLSMAFINYFKVIPI, via the coding sequence ATGAAATTGGTAGAAAAAGCTTTATTTGCCATTTTTTTAGAAGGAGCTTTTATTAAGAACTTCCTTATTATACAGTTCCTTGGGCTTTGTTCCTTCCTTGGTGTCACAAAAGACACTAAAGGTGCTGCAGGTATGTCGGGAGCCGTTATTTTTGTCATGACAATGGCTTCAATAATTTCTTACGGAATTTATACGTTTATTCTTGATCCATTGGGTCTTACCTTTTTAAGACTCATCAGTTTCATTGTGGTGATCGCTTCACTTGTACAGCTTGTTGAATTTGTTGTGAGGAAAAATATACCTTCCCTTTACAGGTCACTTGGTATTTATCTCCCTCTTATAACAACAAATTGTGCTGTGTTAGGTGTAGTATTACTTAATGTAATGAATGAATATTCTTTCCTGGAAAGTATTGTATTTGGAATTTCGGCAGGTGTAGGTTATACTATAGTAATGGTGATGATGTCAAGTATAAGAGAAAGAACCTCTTTAGTACCTGTCCCTGCTGCAATGAGAGGTTTGCCTCAGGCATTTATTATCGCTGCCTTCCTCTCAATGGCGTTTATTAACTACTTCAAGGTGATACCTATATGA
- a CDS encoding Fe-S cluster domain-containing protein translates to MNLTTILIQSMATLGGLGLAIGIMLIVASKKFKVDVNPLVEEVTEILPGINCGACGYAGCSDFAEHVVEDNAPLTGCPVGGFDVAKEIGGILGQEVSDAEAEYPYVRCNGGIHCIDRFNYEGIEDCKAVMMLSEGEKGCNYGCMGRGTCVRVCPFDAIHIGDDRLPKINKNLCTSCGICISSCPNDILVFAKESEKVHVVCMSHDKGKTVKAVCENGCIGCKLCEKACPVDAVHVTKFLAEIDQEKCISCGKCVEKCPQGCIEMR, encoded by the coding sequence ATGAACCTTACAACAATTCTCATCCAATCTATGGCAACTCTGGGAGGTTTGGGTCTTGCTATTGGTATTATGTTGATTGTTGCTTCCAAGAAATTCAAAGTGGATGTAAACCCTCTTGTAGAAGAAGTAACTGAAATTTTGCCAGGTATAAACTGTGGTGCATGTGGATATGCCGGATGTTCTGACTTTGCTGAACATGTGGTGGAAGATAATGCTCCTCTTACTGGATGTCCGGTAGGTGGTTTTGATGTAGCCAAAGAAATCGGCGGGATTTTGGGACAGGAAGTTTCTGATGCTGAAGCAGAATACCCCTATGTTCGTTGCAATGGGGGTATCCATTGTATCGACAGGTTCAATTATGAAGGTATTGAAGACTGTAAAGCCGTGATGATGCTTTCTGAAGGTGAAAAGGGTTGTAACTACGGATGTATGGGGCGGGGGACCTGTGTCAGGGTTTGTCCCTTTGATGCTATTCATATTGGTGATGACCGTTTGCCCAAAATTAACAAGAATTTGTGTACAAGCTGCGGTATTTGTATTTCATCATGTCCCAACGACATCCTTGTATTTGCAAAGGAGTCAGAAAAGGTGCATGTAGTTTGCATGTCCCATGACAAAGGAAAGACTGTAAAAGCGGTATGTGAAAACGGTTGTATTGGTTGCAAACTTTGTGAGAAAGCATGTCCTGTAGATGCAGTACATGTAACCAAATTCCTTGCAGAGATCGATCAGGAAAAATGTATATCCTGTGGTAAGTGTGTGGAAAAGTGCCCTCAGGGCTGTATTGAAATGAGGTGA
- a CDS encoding DUF4870 domain-containing protein codes for MSRLGYSTVTGLDENVEAVLCYLGFWITGLIFLLIERENRFVQFHALQSILTFLPLSVAIYLIAWIPYVGWILADIGGFFSLFLTLVLVIMAWRGAKFRLPFSGKLAYEKIYR; via the coding sequence ATGAGTCGTCTTGGTTATTCAACGGTTACCGGATTGGATGAAAACGTTGAAGCTGTGCTTTGTTATCTAGGTTTCTGGATCACAGGTCTTATATTCCTTCTCATAGAAAGGGAAAACAGGTTTGTACAATTCCATGCATTGCAGTCTATACTAACATTTTTGCCTCTTTCTGTAGCTATCTATCTCATTGCCTGGATTCCATATGTAGGCTGGATACTTGCTGATATTGGAGGATTCTTTTCCCTTTTCCTGACACTTGTCCTTGTAATTATGGCATGGAGGGGTGCAAAGTTCAGGCTGCCTTTTTCAGGAAAACTTGCCTATGAAAAGATTTATAGATGA
- a CDS encoding replication factor C small subunit, with translation MKEEIWIEKYRPYRLEDVVGQSDTIERLRSYIKTNNLPHLLFSGPPGVGKTATAVSIARELFGDDWRENFTELNASDERGIDVVRTKIKNFAKTSPIGGADFKIIFLDEADALTPDAQSALRRTMERYTNNCRFILSCNYSSKIIEPIQSRCAVYRFRPLSDDAIGKRCRHIAEKEGLDIADDGIEAIKYVAEGDMRKAINAVQAASMFDSSIHADSIYRITATAHPEEIKALLESALGGNFISSRKKLEDLMVLRGLSGEDVVGQVYRSLFDIDMPARKLVSIVDVLGEIDFRITEGADERIQLDALLAHLSIEGEE, from the coding sequence ATGAAAGAAGAAATATGGATTGAAAAATACAGGCCCTACAGGCTTGAAGATGTGGTGGGACAATCAGATACAATTGAAAGATTACGATCCTATATAAAAACCAATAATCTTCCACACTTGCTTTTTTCAGGTCCGCCCGGTGTAGGAAAAACAGCTACTGCCGTATCAATTGCCAGAGAACTCTTTGGGGATGATTGGCGGGAAAATTTCACTGAACTGAATGCCTCGGATGAGCGTGGTATTGATGTGGTCAGGACCAAGATAAAGAATTTTGCAAAAACTTCTCCGATTGGTGGAGCGGATTTTAAGATAATCTTTCTTGATGAGGCTGATGCTCTCACACCCGATGCTCAGTCTGCATTGAGACGTACTATGGAACGCTATACGAACAATTGCAGATTTATTCTCTCATGTAACTATTCTTCCAAGATCATTGAGCCAATACAATCCAGATGTGCTGTTTACAGGTTCCGTCCTCTTTCCGATGATGCAATAGGTAAACGTTGTCGGCATATAGCAGAAAAGGAAGGTCTGGATATTGCAGATGATGGTATCGAAGCTATCAAATATGTTGCAGAAGGGGATATGCGCAAAGCAATAAATGCCGTCCAGGCTGCTTCAATGTTTGATTCAAGTATCCATGCGGACAGTATTTATCGGATTACTGCCACGGCCCATCCTGAAGAAATAAAAGCCCTTTTGGAAAGTGCTCTTGGAGGCAACTTTATTTCATCTCGCAAAAAGCTTGAAGATTTAATGGTTTTAAGAGGTTTGTCGGGGGAGGATGTTGTAGGTCAGGTTTACAGGTCACTCTTTGACATTGACATGCCTGCCCGGAAACTTGTCTCAATTGTTGATGTGCTGGGTGAAATCGATTTCAGGATAACTGAGGGGGCAGACGAGCGCATCCAGCTGGATGCTTTACTTGCTCATCTCTCCATTGAAGGTGAGGAATAA
- a CDS encoding COG2426 family protein — MLFGDHLVDLLGSVPSWLATIVMAALPVAELRGAIPIAIGLYNMSPLEAYFLAVFGNMLPVVPLLLFLEPVSSRLRRFYILDRFFGWLFARTHRNHSERFEKYGTMALVMFVAIPLPITGAWTGCAAAFVFGIKFRHSLIAILAGVMIAGFIVTISTLVGISVMDLVV; from the coding sequence ATGCTTTTTGGTGACCATCTTGTCGATTTACTGGGTTCTGTTCCTTCCTGGCTTGCTACCATCGTAATGGCTGCTTTGCCGGTAGCCGAGCTCAGGGGTGCAATCCCAATAGCTATAGGTTTATACAATATGTCTCCTCTGGAAGCATATTTTCTGGCTGTTTTTGGTAATATGCTTCCAGTGGTGCCTCTTTTATTGTTTCTTGAGCCGGTTTCATCCCGGCTCAGGCGTTTTTACATTTTAGACAGGTTTTTTGGGTGGCTTTTTGCACGCACCCATCGTAACCATTCGGAGAGATTTGAAAAATACGGAACCATGGCACTGGTAATGTTTGTGGCCATCCCGCTTCCGATTACCGGTGCATGGACCGGCTGTGCAGCAGCTTTTGTTTTTGGAATAAAATTCAGACACTCTCTTATTGCCATTCTTGCAGGGGTCATGATTGCCGGTTTTATAGTTACCATATCCACACTGGTGGGGATTAGTGTTATGGATCTTGTAGTTTAA
- a CDS encoding histone family protein, which yields MTIIPVAPVGRVIREAGAERISENASAELARILEEYGIKISNEAIALARHAGRKTVKEEDIKMAVDIARKTRD from the coding sequence ATGACAATAATACCAGTTGCACCGGTTGGAAGAGTTATCAGAGAAGCAGGTGCAGAGAGAATTAGTGAAAATGCAAGTGCAGAGCTTGCCAGGATACTGGAAGAATATGGCATAAAAATATCGAATGAAGCCATTGCTCTTGCCAGGCACGCAGGAAGGAAAACCGTTAAAGAAGAAGATATAAAAATGGCAGTTGATATTGCACGCAAGACACGTGACTAA
- a CDS encoding DUF6951 family protein, translating into MTEVTVNSRICGYKHKINAEKEGKKINVDITSDCKKIQEMSKMEVPRMEIFDIRDNHITKKAQEAHTCPTCIVPSGAIHACHLESGFISKTLAKESGSVSIDFDEEIDD; encoded by the coding sequence ATGACAGAAGTTACTGTAAACTCAAGAATCTGCGGTTACAAACATAAAATTAACGCAGAAAAAGAAGGTAAAAAGATTAACGTTGATATTACCAGTGATTGCAAAAAAATACAGGAAATGTCAAAGATGGAAGTACCCAGAATGGAAATTTTTGACATCCGGGACAACCACATCACCAAAAAGGCACAGGAAGCACACACATGTCCGACCTGTATCGTACCTAGTGGAGCAATTCATGCCTGCCATCTTGAATCAGGATTTATTTCCAAAACACTGGCAAAAGAATCAGGTAGCGTCAGTATCGACTTTGATGAAGAAATTGATGATTAA